A DNA window from Streptomyces sp. CA-278952 contains the following coding sequences:
- a CDS encoding glycoside hydrolase family 75 protein, with protein MRTRMLALTSAACGAALLGAAALPASATATATGPGAGSGQEPEAAGASAVEGDATAATAAELLAEIRACTRISKGAYRTDSGSPEATVPVCGTRDAVFWKADMDIDCDGRKTKACNRKTDPYFLPETAFQSSRGEPLDSAALPHVVVPGPSKVWDYRKSGLTGGSVVAVVYRDRVRYGVIGDTGPTRIIGEASYAMAKTLGIDPDPSTGGAESGVTYIAFKNSRISPIESRARARSRGAELAREFVGR; from the coding sequence ATGCGCACCCGCATGCTCGCCCTGACGTCCGCCGCCTGCGGCGCCGCGCTCCTCGGAGCGGCGGCCCTGCCCGCGTCCGCCACCGCCACCGCCACCGGCCCCGGGGCCGGTAGCGGCCAGGAGCCGGAAGCGGCCGGAGCGTCCGCCGTCGAAGGGGACGCGACCGCCGCGACGGCCGCCGAACTGCTGGCCGAGATCCGCGCCTGCACCCGGATCTCGAAAGGCGCCTACCGCACGGACAGCGGCAGCCCCGAAGCGACGGTGCCCGTCTGCGGCACCAGGGACGCCGTCTTCTGGAAGGCGGACATGGACATCGACTGCGACGGCCGGAAGACGAAGGCCTGCAACCGGAAGACCGATCCCTACTTCCTGCCGGAGACCGCGTTCCAGAGCTCCCGCGGCGAACCCCTGGACTCGGCCGCGCTCCCCCATGTGGTCGTACCGGGCCCGAGCAAGGTGTGGGACTACCGGAAGTCGGGGCTCACCGGCGGCAGCGTCGTGGCGGTCGTGTACCGGGACCGGGTGCGGTACGGCGTGATCGGCGACACCGGCCCCACGCGCATCATCGGGGAGGCGTCGTACGCCATGGCGAAGACCCTCGGCATCGATCCCGACCCGTCGACCGGAGGCGCCGAGTCCGGCGTCACCTACATCGCGTTCAAGAACTCCCGCATTTCCCCGATCGAGAGCCGCGCGCGGGCGCGGAGCCGGGGAGCGGAACTGGCCCGGGAGTTCGTGGGGCGCTGA
- a CDS encoding PPOX class F420-dependent oxidoreductase, whose amino-acid sequence MTLQDFARSEYVSLTTYRKNGTPVATPVWAAAEGDVLYVWTRSDSWKVKRLRNNGTVVVTVCDVRGRIAEGAPSAEGTAKLLDENGTRAARKLLARKYTWKFWLVDWPATVARLGKRPHTGIAITF is encoded by the coding sequence GTGACTCTCCAGGACTTCGCGCGCAGCGAATACGTCAGCCTGACCACGTACCGGAAGAACGGCACACCCGTCGCCACGCCCGTCTGGGCCGCCGCCGAGGGCGATGTGCTGTACGTCTGGACCCGCTCCGACTCGTGGAAGGTCAAGCGGCTGCGCAACAACGGCACAGTCGTCGTCACCGTCTGCGACGTGCGCGGCAGGATCGCCGAAGGGGCCCCCAGCGCGGAGGGCACGGCGAAGCTCCTCGACGAGAACGGCACCCGCGCGGCGCGCAAGCTGCTGGCGCGCAAGTACACCTGGAAGTTCTGGCTCGTCGACTGGCCCGCGACGGTCGCCCGGCTCGGCAAGCGCCCGCACACCGGGATCGCCATCACCTTCTGA
- a CDS encoding helix-turn-helix domain-containing protein, whose amino-acid sequence MVRTPLTPEERLRGERLGALLRAARGERSMAAVAASAGISAETLRKIETGRAPTPAFFTVAALAGALGLSMDEILGRCAPEPAAVPLIA is encoded by the coding sequence ATGGTTCGCACCCCTCTGACACCCGAAGAGCGCCTGCGCGGCGAGCGGCTCGGCGCACTGCTCCGCGCGGCGCGCGGGGAGCGCAGCATGGCAGCCGTCGCCGCGAGCGCCGGAATCTCCGCGGAGACCCTACGGAAGATCGAGACCGGCCGCGCACCCACGCCCGCCTTCTTCACCGTGGCCGCCCTCGCCGGTGCGCTGGGCCTCTCCATGGACGAGATCCTCGGCCGCTGCGCGCCGGAACCGGCCGCCGTCCCGCTGATCGCGTAG
- the map gene encoding type I methionyl aminopeptidase, with protein MVHIKTDTDIAAMREAGRVVAQILTRAREVAAVGVTPRQLDEAARQVLSAAGASSPFLNYKPHFAPTPFPAVVCVSVNDAVVHGIPSADPLRDGDLVSVDAGALLGGWAGDSAISFTVGEARTADTRLIDAANEALAAGIGAAVVGNRIGDIAHAIGTVCRKAGYGILDGYGGHGIGRTMHEDPSVPNEGRPGRGMELRHGMVLAIEPMLIGGGGDEFRHDEDGWTLRTTDGSRASHAEHTVAITNDGPRVLTAL; from the coding sequence ATGGTGCACATCAAGACGGACACAGACATCGCAGCGATGCGCGAGGCCGGCCGGGTCGTCGCGCAGATCCTGACCCGGGCGCGGGAGGTGGCGGCGGTCGGCGTGACCCCTCGCCAACTGGACGAGGCGGCCCGCCAGGTGCTGAGCGCGGCCGGGGCCTCCTCGCCCTTCCTGAACTACAAGCCGCACTTCGCGCCCACCCCGTTCCCGGCCGTGGTCTGCGTCTCGGTCAACGACGCGGTCGTACACGGCATCCCCTCGGCCGACCCACTGCGCGACGGGGACCTGGTCAGCGTGGACGCGGGAGCCCTCCTGGGCGGCTGGGCCGGTGACTCGGCGATCAGCTTCACCGTGGGCGAGGCCCGCACCGCCGACACCCGGCTCATCGACGCGGCGAACGAGGCCCTGGCCGCCGGGATCGGCGCGGCCGTGGTCGGCAACCGGATCGGCGACATCGCCCACGCGATCGGCACGGTCTGCCGCAAGGCAGGTTACGGCATCCTGGACGGGTACGGCGGCCACGGCATCGGCCGGACCATGCACGAGGACCCGTCCGTGCCGAACGAGGGTCGGCCGGGGCGCGGCATGGAGCTGCGGCACGGCATGGTCCTGGCGATCGAGCCCATGCTCATCGGCGGTGGCGGCGACGAGTTCCGCCACGACGAGGACGGCTGGACGCTGCGGACCACCGACGGCAGCCGTGCGTCGCACGCCGAGCACACGGTCGCGATCACGAACGACGGCCCGCGCGTCCTGACCGCGCTGTAG
- the ggt gene encoding gamma-glutamyltransferase: MRRSVGRNTSLLAVLAVVASVGAAAPAASSPSAAPRPAPPKSPVAAGHGGAVASVDPDASAAGIEVLRKGGNAVDAAVATAAALGVTEPYSAGIGGGGYFVHYDAEKRTVRTIDGRETAPRSADASLFLENGKPIPFEEGVTSGLGVGTPGTPATWERALDAWGSKSLRTLLKPAERLARDGFVVDGTFRSQTAANQARFADFPASAELFLPGGELPAVGSVFKNPDLARTYAKLGREGVGELYRGELADDIVRTVRKPPVDPDATRVVRPGDLTREDLAAYRTLRKDPTKVNYRGLDVYGMAPSSSGGTSVGEALNILESTDLSRADRVQYLHRLIEASRIAFADRGRWVGDPAFEDVPTKELLSQRFADARECLIRDDKALTSPLAPGDPRDPVRCGSGGTAAPTTFEGENTTHLTTADKWGNVVAYTLTIETTGGSAITVPGRGFLLNNELTDFSFAPANPAVHDPNLPGPGKRPRSSISPTIVLKHGKPVLALGSPGGATIITTVLQSLTGHLDRGLPLVDAIAAPRASQRNAPTTEIEPDLWNSPVRAELEKLGHAFKQNPEIGAATGVQRLPDGRWLAAAEKVRRGGGSAMVVHPGGGH, encoded by the coding sequence ATGCGCCGTTCCGTCGGCCGGAACACGTCGCTGTTGGCCGTCCTCGCCGTGGTCGCGTCGGTGGGAGCCGCCGCCCCGGCGGCCTCGTCACCGTCCGCCGCCCCGCGTCCCGCGCCCCCCAAGTCCCCGGTGGCGGCGGGCCACGGGGGAGCGGTGGCGAGCGTCGACCCGGACGCGTCGGCCGCCGGGATCGAGGTGCTGCGGAAGGGTGGCAACGCGGTGGACGCCGCCGTGGCCACGGCAGCCGCGCTGGGCGTGACCGAGCCGTACTCGGCGGGCATCGGCGGCGGTGGCTACTTCGTCCACTACGACGCGGAGAAACGCACCGTGCGGACGATCGACGGCCGCGAGACCGCGCCCCGCAGCGCGGACGCCTCCCTCTTCCTGGAGAACGGCAAGCCGATCCCCTTCGAGGAGGGCGTGACCAGCGGCCTCGGCGTCGGCACGCCCGGCACCCCGGCCACCTGGGAGCGGGCCCTGGACGCGTGGGGCAGCAAGTCCCTGCGTACGCTGCTGAAACCGGCCGAACGCCTGGCCCGGGACGGCTTCGTCGTGGACGGCACCTTCCGCTCGCAGACGGCCGCCAACCAGGCCCGGTTCGCCGACTTCCCGGCCTCCGCCGAGCTGTTCCTGCCGGGCGGCGAACTCCCCGCCGTCGGCTCCGTGTTCAAGAACCCCGACCTGGCCCGTACGTACGCGAAGCTCGGCCGCGAGGGCGTCGGGGAGCTGTATCGGGGCGAGTTGGCCGACGACATCGTCCGTACGGTGCGCAAGCCGCCCGTCGACCCGGACGCCACCCGCGTGGTGCGCCCCGGCGATCTGACCCGTGAGGACCTCGCCGCCTACCGGACCCTGCGCAAGGACCCGACGAAGGTGAACTACCGGGGCCTGGACGTCTACGGCATGGCCCCCTCCTCGTCCGGCGGCACAAGCGTCGGTGAGGCCCTCAACATCCTGGAGTCCACCGACCTTTCGCGCGCCGACCGGGTGCAGTACCTCCACCGCCTGATCGAGGCGAGCCGGATCGCGTTCGCCGACCGGGGACGCTGGGTCGGCGACCCCGCGTTCGAGGACGTCCCCACGAAGGAACTGCTGAGCCAGCGGTTCGCCGACGCGCGGGAGTGCCTGATCCGGGACGACAAGGCGCTGACCAGCCCGCTGGCACCGGGCGACCCGCGCGACCCCGTGCGGTGCGGCAGCGGCGGCACAGCCGCGCCCACCACGTTCGAGGGCGAGAACACCACCCACCTGACGACGGCCGACAAGTGGGGCAACGTCGTCGCCTACACCCTGACCATCGAGACCACCGGGGGCAGTGCCATCACCGTGCCCGGCCGCGGCTTCCTGCTCAACAACGAACTGACCGACTTCTCCTTCGCGCCCGCCAATCCGGCCGTGCACGACCCGAACCTCCCGGGGCCGGGCAAGCGGCCGCGCTCGTCGATCTCCCCGACCATCGTGCTCAAGCACGGCAAGCCGGTGCTCGCCCTCGGCTCGCCGGGCGGGGCCACGATCATCACGACCGTGCTCCAGTCGCTCACCGGACACCTGGACCGGGGACTCCCCCTGGTCGACGCGATCGCCGCGCCGCGCGCCAGCCAGCGCAACGCGCCGACGACGGAGATCGAGCCGGACCTGTGGAACAGCCCGGTCCGCGCGGAGTTGGAGAAGCTCGGCCACGCCTTCAAGCAGAACCCGGAGATCGGGGCCGCCACCGGGGTGCAGCGACTGCCCGACGGCCGCTGGCTGGCGGCGGCGGAAAAGGTGCGCCGCGGCGGCGGCTCGGCCATGGTGGTGCATCCGGGCGGCGGTCACTGA
- a CDS encoding aspartate aminotransferase family protein, producing the protein MTGLHERHLAVSPAWLALYYRHPLELTHGEGRHVWDADGNRYLDFFGGILTTMTAHALPEVTKAVAEQAGRIIHSSTLYLNRPMVEMAERIAALSKIPDARVFFTTSGTEANDTALLLATAYRRSNQILAMRNSYHGRSFSTVSITGNQAWSPTSLSPLQTLYVHGGVRSRGPYAELSDERFIQACVADLEDLLGHTRRPAALIAEPIQGVGGFTSPPDGLFAAFREVLDRHGVLWISDEVQTGWGRTGDHFWGWQAHAENGPPDILTFAKGIGNGMSVGGVVARAEVMNCLDANSISTFGGSPITMAASLANLGYVLEHDLQGNARRVGGLLMERLRSIAAASPAVREVRGRGLMIGIELVRPGTDEADPEAAAAVLEAARAGGLLIGKGGGHSTSVLRIAPPLTLTVAEAEEGAAILADALHAAG; encoded by the coding sequence GTGACCGGACTGCACGAGCGCCACCTCGCCGTCAGCCCCGCATGGCTGGCCCTCTACTACCGCCACCCCCTGGAACTCACCCACGGCGAGGGCCGCCACGTCTGGGACGCGGACGGCAACCGCTACCTGGACTTCTTCGGCGGCATCCTCACCACGATGACCGCCCACGCCCTGCCCGAGGTGACCAAGGCGGTCGCCGAACAGGCCGGGCGGATCATCCACTCCTCCACCCTCTACCTCAACCGCCCCATGGTGGAGATGGCCGAGCGGATCGCCGCCCTCTCCAAGATCCCCGACGCCCGGGTCTTCTTCACCACCTCCGGCACCGAGGCCAACGACACCGCGCTGCTGCTCGCCACCGCGTACCGCCGCTCCAACCAGATCCTCGCGATGCGCAACAGCTACCACGGCCGCTCGTTCTCCACGGTCTCCATCACCGGCAACCAGGCCTGGTCGCCCACCAGTCTGTCCCCGCTCCAGACCCTGTACGTCCACGGCGGCGTCCGCAGCCGGGGCCCGTACGCCGAGTTGAGCGACGAGCGGTTCATCCAGGCGTGCGTCGCCGACCTGGAGGACCTCCTCGGGCACACCCGCCGGCCCGCGGCCCTGATCGCCGAACCCATCCAGGGCGTCGGCGGCTTCACCTCCCCGCCCGACGGCCTGTTCGCCGCGTTCCGGGAGGTCCTGGACCGGCACGGGGTGCTGTGGATCTCGGACGAGGTGCAGACCGGCTGGGGCCGTACCGGTGACCACTTCTGGGGGTGGCAGGCGCACGCCGAGAACGGGCCGCCGGACATCCTCACCTTCGCCAAGGGCATCGGCAACGGCATGTCGGTCGGGGGAGTGGTGGCCCGGGCCGAGGTGATGAACTGCCTCGACGCCAACTCCATCTCCACCTTCGGCGGTTCACCGATCACCATGGCCGCGTCGCTCGCCAACCTCGGTTACGTCCTGGAGCACGACCTCCAGGGCAACGCACGGCGCGTCGGCGGGCTTCTCATGGAACGGCTGCGCTCCATCGCCGCGGCGTCGCCCGCCGTGCGCGAGGTGCGCGGCCGGGGCCTGATGATCGGCATCGAGCTGGTGAGGCCCGGCACCGACGAGGCCGACCCCGAAGCCGCCGCGGCCGTCCTCGAAGCGGCCCGCGCGGGCGGACTGCTGATCGGCAAGGGCGGCGGCCACAGCACCAGCGTCCTCAGGATCGCCCCGCCGCTGACCCTGACCGTCGCCGAGGCCGAGGAAGGCGCGGCGATCCTCGCGGACGCCCTGCACGCGGCGGGCTGA
- a CDS encoding NADAR family protein — MIGHRITHRTADGVRIPGTWRHAFINNGGTYFLTDLFIYADGLIDCWGLATVEEFERKLLSGWVATRLPEGAEASAHGLAAWTFGKTYIWLTPELLLAEVRDTLDELNGRPDSTGRCLAAVDTFLADRTEENRAAARAAYLAVPETRRHYALGDMDRKDQPLRALVAGPGGTLEGSPDGVITEEIHGEAIAYFEERARLIAQLPSRTPADGPAASHAAAIHLPHSYPRQRAESPGKVALRNDYPAPIDVDGTPYPSVAHAYWALSVADPAERAAVAAAETAYAASGLAADRVRRDGWEHARSAVMTALLRAKFSQHPDLAEILLATDDATLVYDDADSTFWGDNAGRGRNWSGRLLELVRSELSARRGGIL; from the coding sequence ATGATCGGCCATCGCATCACCCATCGCACGGCGGACGGCGTCCGCATACCCGGCACATGGCGTCACGCCTTCATCAACAACGGCGGGACGTACTTCCTCACCGACCTGTTCATCTACGCGGACGGGCTCATCGACTGCTGGGGCCTGGCCACCGTCGAGGAGTTCGAGCGGAAGCTCCTCTCCGGCTGGGTGGCCACCCGCCTCCCGGAGGGGGCCGAGGCGTCCGCGCACGGCCTGGCCGCGTGGACGTTCGGGAAAACGTACATCTGGCTCACCCCGGAGCTGCTGCTCGCCGAGGTCCGGGACACCCTCGACGAGCTGAACGGCCGGCCCGACTCCACCGGCCGGTGCCTGGCCGCCGTGGACACCTTCCTGGCCGACCGGACGGAGGAGAACCGGGCCGCCGCACGCGCCGCCTACCTCGCCGTCCCGGAGACCCGGCGCCACTACGCGCTGGGGGACATGGACCGCAAGGACCAGCCCCTGCGTGCGCTGGTGGCAGGGCCGGGCGGCACGCTGGAAGGCAGCCCCGACGGAGTCATCACGGAGGAGATCCACGGAGAGGCCATCGCCTACTTCGAGGAGCGCGCTCGGCTGATCGCGCAACTGCCCTCCCGCACTCCCGCGGACGGACCGGCGGCGTCGCACGCGGCCGCGATCCACCTGCCGCACTCCTACCCGAGGCAGCGCGCCGAGAGCCCCGGCAAGGTGGCACTGCGCAACGACTACCCCGCGCCCATCGACGTGGACGGCACGCCCTACCCCTCGGTCGCCCACGCCTACTGGGCCCTGTCGGTCGCCGATCCCGCCGAGCGGGCGGCCGTCGCCGCGGCGGAGACCGCCTACGCCGCGAGCGGCCTGGCCGCCGACCGCGTACGGCGCGACGGCTGGGAGCACGCCCGTAGCGCCGTCATGACCGCACTCCTGCGCGCCAAGTTCTCCCAGCACCCGGACCTCGCGGAGATCCTCCTCGCCACCGACGACGCCACCCTCGTCTACGACGACGCGGACTCCACCTTCTGGGGCGACAACGCCGGGCGGGGGCGCAACTGGTCCGGCCGGCTGCTCGAACTCGTCCGTTCCGAACTGAGCGCCCGGCGCGGCGGGATCCTCTGA
- a CDS encoding nitrilase-related carbon-nitrogen hydrolase — protein MSHVVRAALVQATWTGDTESMIAKHEEHAREAARQGAKIIGFQEVFNAPYFCQVQEPEHYRWAEPVPDGPTVRRMRDLARETGMVIVVPVFEIEQSGFYYNTAAVIDADGSYLGKYRKHHIPQVKGFWEKYYFKPGNAGWPVFDTAVGKVGVYICYDRHFPEGWRQLGLGGAQLVYNPSATSRGLSSHLWQLEQPASAVANEYFVAAINRVGQEEYGDNDFYGTSYFVDPRGQFVGDVASDKEEELVVRDLDFDLIEEVRQQWAFYRDRRPDAYDGLVEP, from the coding sequence ATGTCCCACGTCGTACGCGCCGCACTCGTCCAGGCGACCTGGACCGGCGACACCGAATCCATGATTGCCAAGCACGAGGAACACGCGCGCGAGGCCGCCCGGCAGGGCGCGAAGATCATCGGCTTCCAGGAGGTGTTCAACGCCCCCTACTTCTGCCAGGTCCAGGAGCCCGAGCACTACCGCTGGGCCGAGCCGGTCCCCGACGGGCCGACCGTCCGGCGCATGCGGGACCTGGCCCGTGAGACCGGCATGGTGATCGTCGTCCCGGTCTTCGAGATCGAGCAGTCCGGCTTCTACTACAACACCGCGGCCGTGATCGACGCCGACGGCTCGTACCTCGGCAAGTACCGCAAGCACCACATCCCGCAGGTCAAGGGATTCTGGGAGAAGTACTACTTCAAGCCCGGCAACGCCGGCTGGCCGGTCTTCGACACCGCCGTCGGCAAGGTCGGGGTGTACATCTGCTACGACCGGCACTTCCCCGAGGGGTGGCGCCAACTGGGTCTCGGAGGGGCCCAGTTGGTGTACAACCCGTCGGCCACCTCACGCGGACTCTCCAGCCACCTCTGGCAGTTGGAGCAGCCGGCCTCCGCCGTCGCCAACGAGTACTTCGTCGCCGCGATCAACCGGGTCGGCCAGGAGGAGTACGGCGACAACGACTTCTACGGCACCAGCTACTTCGTCGACCCGCGCGGCCAGTTCGTCGGGGACGTGGCCAGCGACAAGGAAGAGGAACTCGTCGTCCGCGACCTGGACTTCGACCTGATCGAGGAAGTCCGCCAACAGTGGGCGTTCTACCGGGACCGACGGCCCGACGCCTACGACGGGCTGGTGGAGCCGTGA